The following are encoded together in the Limnochordia bacterium genome:
- a CDS encoding glycoside hydrolase family 43 protein, with translation MHSKPGSQVVVLIACVAVLIAVLAPMTAAQTLESVTFSNPIDIGIADPCVIRASDGRFYLYSTGLSVWSSDDLVNWKHEGNVKPSNTWGVADFWAPEVVEYEDSFYLFYSAERLQGGKRIGVAISESPIGPFVDRGKPLFDFGYAAIDASPFIDDDGRKYLFYSKDQMGTGGGRYESHSYGIELSDDFFSVIGEPVLLTKPDQGWEMYSGNHLWNEGQYVIKHNGTYYLMYSANYFGGPDYSVGYATSDYPLGPYVKYQNNPILSRGSWIGKISGPGHHSVCRSPDGNEWFIIYHVHADPAVGGGNRRLSIDRMGFRQDGSIYVNGPTLTPQPKPAGATPLVNLAPQAAVKASSVKSSHRVEALTDGEIVTQIRNSQYDWVSKDGENSWVRLEWTHPQRVKYLFLYGSISSGRRISQGTVSFGNEQTPIGKIAVDEFPKEPGAAAIITLPDDQDITWIEFRIDELVSKRGEAALTEVVVLGYPLGYVWFSSVVEGTQITDLTPICVQAPGITLERVQIDINGQTVYEGDCLPTELVLNPSQLDRGYYDIFATMIDKDGQEHCCSTRCTVEHIDLVKPAPGTWLTGEVSIEVAPLIPSCEFADVRIDLERVVADTRVSRPMDTTGIDRMSFQAMSLSQEFTLNTLSLEDGAYDIVIHATTVHGIQSERRERVVISNWNVLEDHILPPKDLGWFGTTEALKTTKKSSGWHYTGDDPELFFGDRDRIMRSGEKDEYLIWNMANLHRYALTLYSKDPAIEESILIETSADGRTWHMVPYVVDLVYPEKSNSNPWLELNVTGKVPKTSDAKFLRLTFTNKGLSKDALQLGYVRLIGAKDPGLLHLIVD, from the coding sequence ATGCACAGCAAGCCAGGTTCACAAGTCGTAGTATTGATTGCCTGTGTCGCTGTCCTGATAGCAGTGCTAGCACCAATGACAGCTGCCCAGACTCTTGAATCTGTCACATTTAGCAACCCGATCGATATCGGTATTGCAGATCCTTGTGTAATTAGAGCTTCCGACGGAAGGTTCTACCTGTATAGCACGGGTCTTTCGGTGTGGTCATCAGATGATCTTGTCAACTGGAAACACGAAGGTAACGTGAAACCAAGCAACACCTGGGGTGTTGCCGATTTCTGGGCACCTGAGGTTGTTGAATACGAAGATTCGTTCTACTTATTCTATTCCGCCGAACGGTTACAAGGAGGGAAAAGGATTGGTGTGGCCATCAGTGAGAGTCCCATTGGGCCCTTTGTAGATCGAGGAAAACCCCTATTTGATTTTGGCTACGCGGCCATTGACGCTAGTCCGTTTATTGACGATGACGGTAGAAAATACCTTTTCTATTCGAAGGACCAAATGGGCACCGGTGGAGGACGCTACGAAAGCCACAGCTATGGTATTGAGCTTAGTGATGATTTCTTTTCTGTGATCGGGGAACCGGTGCTGTTAACCAAGCCGGACCAAGGTTGGGAAATGTACTCAGGTAACCATCTTTGGAACGAAGGTCAGTATGTCATTAAGCATAATGGTACATATTACCTGATGTATTCGGCCAATTACTTCGGCGGACCTGATTACTCCGTGGGATATGCCACTTCCGATTATCCCCTAGGACCATACGTCAAATACCAAAACAACCCGATTCTCAGCCGGGGCAGTTGGATCGGCAAAATCTCTGGGCCTGGCCATCATAGTGTCTGCCGATCTCCCGACGGGAATGAATGGTTCATCATCTACCATGTGCACGCTGATCCAGCGGTAGGCGGGGGGAATCGCCGTCTGTCCATTGATCGGATGGGCTTCCGGCAAGACGGTTCTATCTATGTAAATGGACCAACCCTAACCCCACAACCAAAGCCCGCTGGTGCAACCCCCTTGGTAAATCTGGCTCCACAAGCCGCTGTAAAGGCAAGTTCGGTCAAATCTTCCCACAGGGTGGAAGCCCTCACCGACGGAGAGATCGTCACCCAAATCAGAAACAGTCAGTACGACTGGGTCAGCAAAGATGGCGAGAACTCTTGGGTACGTCTTGAATGGACCCACCCCCAACGGGTCAAATACCTGTTTCTTTACGGTAGCATCAGCAGCGGGAGAAGGATCTCCCAAGGGACCGTATCTTTCGGTAATGAGCAAACACCCATCGGGAAGATCGCCGTGGATGAGTTTCCCAAAGAACCAGGAGCTGCAGCCATTATTACTCTCCCAGATGACCAGGATATTACCTGGATTGAGTTTCGCATTGATGAGTTAGTGAGCAAACGGGGAGAAGCAGCTCTTACCGAAGTAGTTGTCTTAGGATACCCCCTAGGGTATGTGTGGTTTTCCTCTGTAGTTGAAGGAACACAGATAACCGATCTGACTCCGATATGTGTTCAGGCGCCGGGTATAACACTTGAGCGGGTTCAGATTGACATCAATGGGCAAACCGTTTATGAAGGCGATTGTCTTCCTACAGAGCTAGTGCTAAACCCATCCCAACTAGATCGGGGTTACTATGACATTTTTGCTACCATGATCGACAAAGATGGGCAAGAGCATTGTTGCTCAACAAGATGCACGGTGGAGCACATTGATTTGGTCAAACCCGCACCAGGGACTTGGTTGACAGGAGAAGTCAGCATTGAGGTCGCACCACTAATCCCAAGTTGTGAGTTTGCCGACGTCCGTATTGATCTTGAGCGGGTAGTCGCCGATACCCGAGTCAGTAGACCCATGGACACTACCGGCATAGATCGCATGTCGTTTCAGGCGATGTCCTTGTCTCAGGAGTTTACTCTTAACACGCTATCCCTTGAAGATGGAGCCTATGACATTGTTATCCATGCTACCACTGTCCATGGAATCCAATCGGAGAGGCGGGAGCGCGTTGTCATTAGCAATTGGAATGTACTGGAGGATCACATTCTGCCTCCAAAGGACCTAGGATGGTTCGGCACCACCGAAGCGCTTAAAACCACAAAAAAATCCAGTGGGTGGCACTATACCGGCGATGATCCTGAACTGTTCTTTGGGGATAGAGATCGAATCATGCGTAGTGGGGAGAAAGATGAGTACCTAATCTGGAACATGGCCAACCTACACCGCTATGCCTTGACCTTATACAGCAAAGATCCAGCAATTGAGGAGAGCATATTAATAGAAACTTCTGCTGATGGGAGAACATGGCACATGGTGCCCTATGTCGTAGACCTGGTCTACCCAGAAAAAAGTAACTCAAACCCATGGCTAGAACTTAATGTCACTGGCAAAGTCCCAAAAACATCAGATGCTAAGTTCCTGCGACTTACTTTCACCAACAAAGGGCTTTCGAAGGATGCACTACAGCTTGGTTATGTACGACTGATCGGTGCGAAGGATCCAGGACTCTTACACTTAATTGTTGATTAG